The genomic segment CATTCTCTGTGGAAAAGATCTTGAGCAAACTGAACCTTACTGAACCTTCAATTAAGTTATGCAATGAATTTAATCAgttttttgctgtatttcaagCCATCCATGAGCAAGTATGTCCTCGAACTTAGCAAACAGTTAAACAGAGTTACagtcttcataaattactttaTAAAGACTTCATTAAGAGAATCAGGTCTTCCACAGTCTAAATTCAAGCTCTCCTGTAATGACATAATGCAGTAaccttttaaatactttctttgAATAAGCAACTGCTACAACCAAAGGGACACatgaaagcaaggaaaacattGAATCTTGAATCTATGGAATACTGAATCTATGAAAAAGATAAACTGTATGTAAGAAAAAAGAGGATTATGGCATCTGCTGATTTGCAGCCTCCTggtacagaatatttttctgttactggTGAGATGAGGTGGCTGTTTTTCTGCTCCACAAAAAGCACTAGGGCAGCAAAGAGCTGGAAACACCAAAAAGCATATCTGAAGGGTGTTTCTACCACAAACACAGTCATATCCAGGTTTAGTACAAGGAAATCTTTGCTCAACTTCTGCATATGTGGATGCATCTTGACGTTGGATGTTTCCTAATAGTTCATCTCATGAGTAGTTACGACTTTTGTACATAAACTTAACACCAGCTGTCAGGAACAATAACTAAAAGCAAACCCATGAGTGTTTGAGGAATCCCATAAAACAGACAAGCTGTTCAAAATCTGAGAAACAGCATAGTGTTCATACTGAAAACTGAATTAACATCTAGTGAAACAACTTAAGGGCAAAATAACTATTGCAAACAGAGCTTCAAACATTCTAGAAGATACATCAGAGGgcaaaaagtttattttgtttgaaatatatTGCGTGaaataagatattaaaaaaGGTGATACTTTTGATCAAGAAAGTTTATTTCACATCAGTTTACTAAGCACAGTCATTAGACAAAAGATTTACGGGTCTCATTTTCATATAGAATATCAGTATAACTCCACTGAGCTGCAAAAGAACCAAAGAATGCCAAACAAGTCAAACAATCCAGATGACCTTTTTTGATGTACTTGATGGTTTCATATCACTGGACTTTCCTCTCAAAGAACTAGTTAAATATAAGCCCCTCACTGGGAGACGATACAAAAATCAACAGCAATTTTAAACTCAATTAAAGATATAGAAAATTTCCAGTCCCACTGCAACTCTTCACTATTAATGTGCCAGATGTCTGCCTTCTAAAATTTAGTTTGACATACCTATGTGAAGGTTTGTGAAGGATAAGGTATGGGCCTCAGATTATCTTATAGTAGAATATTGtgtaatacattttaaaaatagactctaaaaattgtttcttcatttttctatgTAGAATTACAACAATTACAACATAATCAAAAGAAAGTCACAAAGCAAAGCACTTCAAATATCTGCCATAGCCTAAATTAGGCTGTTACTGCAAAATGAAGAAGGGCCCCGGACTGTCCAGAGACATCCTAGTAAATGCAATCATATCATCAGCCACAACTTAGGAAACCCTGCTTTATGGATTTTCAGGCACTGTTTTCACAGTTTCTGACTTTGCACTGATGTTGTATCAAGAAGTAGGAGGGCTACAGACAGGATGTACTACACACAAAACCGAAGGGGAAAAAGTGGGTAttcaaacaaaacccacaaaccttcTGCAATCATATCCTCGATCTCTGTGTCCGATGAGTTGTCTGCGTGTTTCGTGTTCTGCAAGTCTGACTCCACACACACAACACTCATGATCTGACCCTCCACCAGCAACCTTTTTTCTGCAGGCTGTTCCACCAGCAAAGATGAACGACTGACCTATtgcaataaaagcaaagcaacaggGAATAACTAAAAACTGTATTTGTGATTTAGCAGTTGTACCTGAGTGGATGACTAGTTTCTACTCCCTATCCATGAATCATTATGTGGTGCCAAAGCTCTACATACCCTTTCTCTAACAAATAAAGACTCAGCTCTGCACACTTTGCAATTATATTtaacaaagaagaaacacaTTATATCTACGCAAATGAACGAATGGTGAAATGAGATACACATTAAATTAGTTAATAAGGCAGGTTTTAAATTGGCCATTTGtggatttaaaattttcaacAGTAATTCTTAACCAGGCACAGCACTAATCACACCTAGCCCCCTAAGGAGTTTGACAGTGctttaaataacaatttttaacattttggaaTTTTAACATAGACTCAGCTCTGAGGTTTAAATTACGGTATCACTAAAATTGAGGGATCTTGGAGACAGACAAATGTAAAAACATTACTGCAAATGGTAGCCTAAAATCACTCTCTGTATTTATCTCCAGATATAACCTACTACTCAACTCACCAATCAGTAGACAATAGGTCAAAAccaacatctgaaaaataattcaggatCTAAATACCTACTGGCCACAAATATCATCCTTACAAACAGTTTGTTTCAAAGATCAGTAGTAAAAAATTCTTAGCAACTTCTACACTTACAGGGAATGGCTCCAACCCCTCCTGAATCACAAAGCCTTCGATGACATGGGTCAGGATCTGGGGTTTAACAATAGCCTGTGGAGGTTTATTTTCTAGGCTAGGAATGCTGTTGGGCATTGAGGTGCTGTTGCTCCttgttgttgctgctggaaGCAAAAGAGGTGGTGGTGGAATAGAGGCATGCGAAGGATCAGATGGAGATTTAATTACTGAGGCACTGACTGATGATGTCACTGAAGGCAGTCCCCCGTGTTCTGAAAAAGATAACATGTATGTTATGTTTTTATCACTGATGTCCAACCACTGGCTCAGAATTCTAGAAATAAGAGGTGATAGACCCATCTCTGCACCACCTAACAGGCTCTTCCCTACGATTTATAGattttacctttaaaacaaGATTGTTTCTCTAGACAGACTATATAttccacaaacacacacttctCACGCGAACATTTTCCTTTACTCAGTATCTACTGACTATAAGCATGGTTGGCCATTAATTACTTACACAGATCACAAATCCATATGTCAAAAGTTACCTTAGTTGGACATTAGTCCTCACCTGACAAAGGATCATCTGAATTAAGGGCCTCTCCATTCCCCAAGGTTATGGCTGGTGGAGACAAGGTGGGTGGTGTAGGTGTCCTTGCCATGTGCACACAATCCGAGTCCTCGGGCATCTCTTCTTCACACACATTCTCCACTTGGTAAATCTGCATCCAACAAACTATTGCTTTAGAGAGATTTCCATTCTATCCTAATACCTTAAAAGAGTTgcataaatacagtttttaaaataaattaccagTTCAAATATGCTAATCTCCTAATAAAACACTAGTTTCCAAACTGCACACAAAACAGTGAACTTTGAGGACATCACAGTGTCTATGAGAgcaaaattaaagtattttgttACAAATAGCAAAATATAAAGAGACCAGAGAACTTGACTTTTTGATATCTTATCTGTATAActatacagtatttttatttacacacacattTGATGCTATTTGAGCACATCTACAAAACACAAGTTTAATGACAAGACTGCAAATTGTTGTCTTATTCAGCAGCATAATCAAACTCAGTATTTCAGAAGAGTACACCAAGACTATCAAGCATTAGTGTTTAAGAGATTCTAAAGTACTTTCCTCAAAACTATTAAATTACATGAATTACTGAGTCAGTTGAGCAGATTAAAATGtaaaacaccaccttgtcaaaAGCAAACTTGGTTTATACTCTTTTGCCTGATTTCTACATGAAATATCACAGTTGAGATTATTAACTCTTAATATAAGTTAAAAATGAACACCACACCTCCTTCCTTAACCTGTTGATAGCCCAAAAAAAGCCTACGGGACCTGTTGATTCTTTTGCTCAAGTTAATCTCAATGCCATCTTAAATGCATTATTTGCACatcattttatttcactgtacATGATTTTAGGTCAGTGACTGAAGCCAAAACCTTCAGTTACAAACTGCAGACGTCTGAGACTAACACTGAACCACATTAAACGGCAGTGATGGGAGTTACCAAAACAGCATCAAAAGTTGCCCTATTCTCTTATGACGAAGATATTTGCAAAGTTAGTATAAAAATAACTATTCAGAACCCTATTATCTTAATAATCTGCTCTATTTAGTATAGAGATGCTTCTCTTACTCAAAATTTGGAATGCCTATATTTGTATTAAGATAGAGGTAAGAGCTTACAGCCCATATGGTACATTTATAAGAGTTCATTTTAACATAATTGTTAACATATATTTAGTTTCTTAACTTTAAACATACTGCAATATAGTCAATAGCACCTGGTTTAGCTCCCTCTGAAGTCAGTGGTCCAGAGTCACAGCTCTGGAGAAGCCCAGGATAAAGAACAAAGGATGTAATGTTACCACTTACCACTGGAGTTTCAATGGGAACCGATGGCTGCACCTGCAGATTTACTGCGACAGTCTGTGGTGGTGGAAGAGTTTGAAATGGCAGCTGGACCAGAGCTTCTGCAGCAGGAAGTTCTTCCTCAGAAACCAAAGTGTTTTGAACCAAAACCTGCCCCTGGGACAAAATTTCAGGCTGCACTTGTAAAGACTGCACAGACTGCAAGGGCAGCGGCTGAATCTGGGTGGACGATGCcgagagctggggaggagcagccagAGGGATGGGAGCAGACTGCAGGGCGGGATATTGCTGGTGTGGCGTGGAGGGCACGAGCTGCTGTCCCGGGGACACCAGGCCGGGCTGCTCCACCGCCCCGATGTGCACGGCGGGCGAGGGCGGCAGCGGGAGGTGCGGCGGGAGGTTGAGCGGCTGCGCCACCGGGCGCACCGGGGTGCTGGGAGCGGGCGGAGGAGCCGCCGGCTCCGGCTGCAGCGCCGCCGGCACCAGGGAGTTCGCCTGGGACTGGATAAGGGCTTGGGGGTGAATAATTATGGTGGGGGACTGACTCGGGGAGTGCGACGGCGGAGGGGACACCACCACCGACTGCTGCGCTgactgggatgggctgggagagAGCGTTAGAGGCGGAGGATGGATGTGGATCGGCGAGCAGTGGGACGGGACGCTGCTGGGAGCCGGAGGAAGCCCGTGGCTCGGGAGGGGCAGACAGTGCTGGGATGGAGGCGGCTCCTGGCCCGAAGGAGTCTGGAGTGCGATCGGCtggacttgctgctgctgctgcaataTCAGCTGATGATGGGAAATCTTTGGAGGTGGTGAATGAAGTGGGATCTGCTGATGCTTTACTAGAGAATGAGGTTGCAATGGAGAATATGAAgctgtgagaggaaaaaaaaacccacacccgACAATTAGTATCTATTTCTTCAAATCCtgaaaacattataaaatactttaaaaagttttcacTTTAAAGATCAACACAATTTTTTGAACACTTAAGATATATGTTTAGAAATATCTTCTTTGACAGCACATAGTACACAAGTACAATTTATTAGAGGAATATATCCATTTCCAAAGCACAATGCAGCAATGAATAAAGAAACATAGCCATGCTTTTTACATATATGTACTTTCTagataaaagtaaataaatttatctttttGGAGCTAGTTCTAAGATTACTGTTGATCCAGCCTATTTACACTAATGTTTATTGTGTTTATCTATTTAAGTTGATCTAGCTTATTTAAGAATTTCATGCAACTTCAAACAAATTAAACCTTTACTTTGAAACAGACTGGAAGAGAAATTATAAGCATGTCACAATCATCAGGATTTGCTGATAACTGTTAAGTTAAAAGTTTATTTAGTCTCTAAAAATAGTATTATCTAAAATTCCAAGAATTCAGTAtaaatttaaaacactgaaagtATTTGCCTGAACTTGAACACACAAACTGAGAGGTACAAATCTAAAAATAGTGCAGCTTCCAGAGATACCACCTTAAAGTGAACCAGTGACTCACTAGTAATtcctcacagcacacacacatattgTCCTCCACATCCAAACCTCTTCTTGCTTTGTCTTGTCCACTTGAGAAAAAACTCATTTATGTAGGATTTTTATGATTTATTCTGCTACTaaggatggattttttttccttaccaaaCTGAGCTCTGAGAGCATTAGGGCTCAGTACCTCCAGAATGTCTCCCTCCAAATCCCACTCTTTCTCTAAAAGCTGCCATTAGCCAAGCTAAATTCCACAGAATTCAGACCAATTGTCTAAACTACCCTCACTCTTTCAAAATAAGGACGCCAAGATGCAAATAAGCTGCATGCAATGGAAGTACTTATCTAACCAAGTGCAggttattttcatttatctctTAATACAAAATACTAAGATTTTGAGCATTA from the Chiroxiphia lanceolata isolate bChiLan1 chromosome 10, bChiLan1.pri, whole genome shotgun sequence genome contains:
- the PHC3 gene encoding polyhomeotic-like protein 3 isoform X4, coding for MENEPNTTTCSAPTTTVATTSTSRTALPQISVYSGSDRHAVQASLSGGRQCTSPPGSVTQQSSMSQTSINLSTSPTPAQIISRSQTSNTTSSSITQQTMLLGSTSPTLSASQAQMYLRAQMLIFTPATTVAAVQSDIPVVSSSSSSSCQSAATQVQNLTLRSQKLGVLSSSQNGPPKSSSQTQSLSLCPSKPVTISKGSQPDPSESNRKGESPTPECRSTPVTRTSSIHHLITPASYSPLQPHSLVKHQQIPLHSPPPKISHHQLILQQQQQVQPIALQTPSGQEPPPSQHCLPLPSHGLPPAPSSVPSHCSPIHIHPPPLTLSPSPSQSAQQSVVVSPPPSHSPSQSPTIIIHPQALIQSQANSLVPAALQPEPAAPPPAPSTPVRPVAQPLNLPPHLPLPPSPAVHIGAVEQPGLVSPGQQLVPSTPHQQYPALQSAPIPLAAPPQLSASSTQIQPLPLQSVQSLQVQPEILSQGQVLVQNTLVSEEELPAAEALVQLPFQTLPPPQTVAVNLQVQPSVPIETPVIYQVENVCEEEMPEDSDCVHMARTPTPPTLSPPAITLGNGEALNSDDPLSEHGGLPSVTSSVSASVIKSPSDPSHASIPPPPLLLPAATTRSNSTSMPNSIPSLENKPPQAIVKPQILTHVIEGFVIQEGLEPFPVSRSSLLVEQPAEKRLLVEGQIMSVVCVESDLQNTKHADNSSDTEIEDMIAEEGLDEIENELLKCEFCGKMGYPNKFLRSKRFCSTSCAKRHSLSCTKKFGLFTSDKTSRWNRKSDSQSLGRRGRRPSGPEGASREHFLRQLPITYPSAEEDLAPHEDAVPTAMTTRLRRQSERERERELRELRIRKMPESIDLLPVVQTDPSVWTVDEVWAFIHSLPGCQDIADEFRAQEIDGQALLLLKEDHLMSAMNIKLGPALKICARINSLKES
- the PHC3 gene encoding polyhomeotic-like protein 3 isoform X3 translates to MENEPNTTTCSAPTTTVATTSTSRTALPQISVYSGSDRHAVQVIQQALHRPPSSAAQYLQQMYAAQQQHLMLQTAALQQQHLSSTQFQSLATVPQINLSTSPTPAQIISRSQTSNTTSSSITQQTMLLGSTSPTLSASQAQMYLRAQMLIFTPATTVAAVQSDIPVVSSSSSSSCQSAATQVQNLTLRSQKLGVLSSSQNGPPKSSSQTQSLSLCPSKPVTISKGSQPDPSESNRKGESPTPECRSTPVTRTSSIHHLITPASYSPLQPHSLVKHQQIPLHSPPPKISHHQLILQQQQQVQPIALQTPSGQEPPPSQHCLPLPSHGLPPAPSSVPSHCSPIHIHPPPLTLSPSPSQSAQQSVVVSPPPSHSPSQSPTIIIHPQALIQSQANSLVPAALQPEPAAPPPAPSTPVRPVAQPLNLPPHLPLPPSPAVHIGAVEQPGLVSPGQQLVPSTPHQQYPALQSAPIPLAAPPQLSASSTQIQPLPLQSVQSLQVQPEILSQGQVLVQNTLVSEEELPAAEALVQLPFQTLPPPQTVAVNLQVQPSVPIETPVIYQVENVCEEEMPEDSDCVHMARTPTPPTLSPPAITLGNGEALNSDDPLSEHGGLPSVTSSVSASVIKSPSDPSHASIPPPPLLLPAATTRSNSTSMPNSIPSLENKPPQAIVKPQILTHVIEGFVIQEGLEPFPVSRSSLLVEQPAEKRLLVEGQIMSVVCVESDLQNTKHADNSSDTEIEDMIAEEGLDEIENELLKCEFCGKMGYPNKFLRSKRFCSTSCAKRHSLSCTKKFGLFTSDKTSRWNRKSDSQSLGRRGRRPSGPEGASREHFLRQLPITYPSAEEDLAPHEDAVPTAMTTRLRRQSERERERELRELRIRKMPESIDLLPVVQTDPSVWTVDEVWAFIHSLPGCQDIADEFRAQEIDGQALLLLKEDHLMSAMNIKLGPALKICARINSLKES
- the PHC3 gene encoding polyhomeotic-like protein 3 isoform X5 gives rise to the protein MENEPNTTTCSAPTTTVATTSTSRTALPQISVYSGSDRHAVQVIQQALHRPPSSAAQYLQQMYAAQQQHLMLQTAALQQQHLSSTQFQSLATVPQASLSGGRQCTSPPGSVTQQSSMSQTSINLSTSPTPAQIISRSQTSNTTSSSITQQTMLLGSTSPTLSASQAQMYLRAQMLIFTPATTVAAVQSDIPVVSSSSSSSCQSAATQVQNLTLRSQKLGVLSSSQNGPPKSSSQTQSLSLCPSKPVTISKGSQPDPSESNRKGESPTPECRSTPVTRTSSIHHLITPASYSPLQPHSLVKHQQIPLHSPPPKISHHQLILQQQQQVQPIALQTPSGQEPPPSQHCLPLPSHGLPPAPSSVPSHCSPIHIHPPPLTLSPSPSQSAQQSVVVSPPPSHSPSQSPTIIIHPQALIQSQANSLVPAALQPEPAAPPPAPSTPVRPVAQPLNLPPHLPLPPSPAVHIGAVEQPGLVSPGQQLVPSTPHQQYPALQSAPIPLAAPPQLSASSTQIQPLPLQSVQSLQVQPEILSQGQVLVQNTLVSEEELPAAEALVQLPFQTLPPPQTVAVNLQVQPSVPIETPVIYQVENVCEEEMPEDSDCVHMARTPTPPTLSPPAITLGNGEALNSDDPLSEHGGLPSVTSSVSASVIKSPSDPSHASIPPPPLLLPAATTRSNSTSMPNSIPSLENKPPQAIVKPQILTHVIEGFVIQEGLEPFPVSRSSLLVEQPAEKRLLVEGQIMSVVCVESDLQNTKHADNSSDTEIEDMIAEEGLDEIENELLKCEFCGKMGYPNKFLRSKRFCSTSCAKSFQLLIHLQKRIWLLMKTLFRRP